The window AAGGCTGGGACCAAGGCATTATGGGGATGAAAGTCGGTGGTAAACGTAAGTTATTAGTGCCAGCTCATTTAGCCTATGGCGAGCGCCAAGTCGGTGCGCATATTAAACCAAATTCAGATCTCACCTTTGAAATCGAATTGCTTGAAGTGTTGACGCGCGACTAAGCGTGGCATGATAGCGATAGTCTGTGTAAGCTCGATTGAGCCAATATGATTTTGGCTCATCTTGCACTCCTCGCTATCTTGCTTCGGCATTGAGTGTTTTACACTGGACAAGATTTCCCGCTTTAATGAAAGAGATTTTTCGTGGCATCGGATACGGCAGCAGAACACATCAAGCAACTTCAGGCTGAAATTGCTCAGCTCAAACGCGAAAACGCTCAGTTAACGGCGTTGAATCGTCGTGCCGAAGAAAAACTGTTTGCCGCCCTCGATGGCAATGGTTTGTGTCTGTGGGAACAGCATATTCCAAGCGGGAATTTAACGATATTCAATATGCGCTGGGGCGAAATGCTCGGTTTTAGTCCTGAAGAATTAGCCGCCCACGTTGATATCTGGAAAAGTAAGTTACACCCAGAAGATAAAGCATGGGTGATAAAAGCCTTTGAAGATCATGTCAGTGGCAAGTCCGATTACTACCAGGCAGTACACAGAATGCTGCATAAAGATGGCAGCGTCACTTGGGTGTCTGACCGTGGGCGCATTGTTGAACGTTTTGCCGATGGCACGCCGCTGCGGATGATGGGCAGTCATATCGATATCACCCAAGAAAAACGCTACGAACTTGATCTGGCACTGTTAGCGCACAGCGATCCCCTCACCAACTTAATGAATCGCCAAGCCATAGCCAAAGCGTTCGATGAGTGTTTGCAACCTGAGATGCGCGGTGCATTATTTTTTATCGATCTGGATGGTTTTAAAGCCTTAAATGACCGTCACGGCCATAAGTTTGGCGACAATTTATTGATGCATGTGGCGCATACGTTAGTGTCTCACTCGGGTGAGTTAGCGAAGATCGCTCGGCTAGGTGGCGATGAGTTTGTGATCATACTGCCGTCCTCGGATATTGAATCTTTAGGTATGCTCGCACAATCCTTGCTCGATGTTTATCGACAGGGCTTTTTGCTTGAAGGTTGTGACGTGGAGATAGGTCTGAGTATCGGTATCGATATATTTAGCTATGGTGATAGTTTTGCCAAAAGCTGCGATCGCGCGGATGCTGCTATGTATCGCGTGAAACACCAAGGGAAAAATGGTTATCGCTTTTACCAGCAAGCTGATGATTGCTAACCCTTAACCCGCCAGTCATTTACTCGTCTAGCGAACATCAATAGGTGCGACATTTGCCTGTTCACAACCCCACACCTCAACGGCGGCATCTTGCTTGTTCGGCTGACCAATCCAATGACTCATGGCTTGGCATTGCACCTTGCCAGAAGCCTGCGCAAAACAAATATCAAAATCTCCTGCTTCGGGTGTGCGGCCTAAACGTAATTTAGGCAGAGTGGGTAGCTTGGGCCGATAATGCCAGCTGCCATTTTTAAGATAGGCATCATCTGGGATGTCCATGCCCGCGCCAGTGCCTTTTACTCTCGCTTCGACCAGCACTAAGCCTTGAGGTGTGACGTGATAGTCTTCCTCCCAGCGGATTTTCTCTATGGTGTGGTTCCATGCCAAGGTGAAGTGGTCTGTGGGCACTTGCGCCCACAGGGTACCTGCTAGGCCTAAACATAGGCCTAGCATAGCTTTACCTTAGACTTATTAACGACTGACAATCCCAAGGGGTTATCCTTGCTCTGCTAGACGTTTGAGTTTGCGTGCGCGCCAACTGTGCTGCACGATAAACAACAGCGCGAGTCCAAAGCCGATTTCATCGCTCAATGGCGTCGCAAGGATCAAACTTGCCCCCGCAAGGAAGCCGATAACGCGTTCCCACCAATAGAGTTTTTGTAGTAGATATCCGGTAAAGATCACGCCCCAAATACCAATACCGACCGTTGCCTTCAGCACCACAAAGCTCGTCGCTAATAAGCTATCACCTTGGAGCATCAAGGCTGGATCGTAAACCGCCATAAAGGGGATCACAAAACCTGCAATGGCAATACGAATCGCCCAGAGACTGATCTTAAGCCCGGATTCCTTCGCAATGGGCGCTGCGGCAAAGCAGGCCAAGGCAACGGGTGGCGTGAGATCGGCCATGATGCCGAAATAGAACACAAACATGTGAGACACAATCAAGGGCACGCCTAAGTCAAGCAATGCGGGCGCGGCTATTGAGCTGGTAATAATGTAGTTAGGAATCGTCGGGATCCCCATGCCGAGCACTAGGCAAGTGATCATAGTCAACACGAGTGACAAGAACAGGTTGTCTTGGCCAACGGCGAGAATGTAGCTCGCGAAGGTTGAAGCAATCCCTGTGAGTGACACTATGCCGATAATCACGCCCACTAAGGCGCAGGCAATACCCACAGGCACAGCATGACGCGCGCCTTCAACCAATGCGTGTAAGCAAACGGTGAGGGTTTCTTTGCCGCCCTTAATAAACCAACAAATGGCGACTAGCAGGGTGATAACCCCAAACACGACTCCGATCCCGAGTTGGAAGAAGCCAGCACATAACACCCCAAGGGCAATCCAAAAGGCAATCCGCATCGCCATTGATGACAACCGCAGGACGATTGCCGAGCCTAAGATCACTATCGAGGTAAGCGCTAAACCAACCATGCCAGAGAACAGCGGCGTTCTGCCAGAAAACAGCAAGTAGACCAAAATAAACAAGGGGATAAGGAGATACCAACGTTCTTTAATCGCCGCCCAAGGATCGGGACATTGATCTTTTGGCAGGCCACAAAGATTGGCGCGTTTGGCCTCTAAGTGCACCATCCAGAATACTGAGCAAAAATAAAGCAGTGCAGGGATCAATGCCGCTTTAGCGATCTCGATAAAGGGCACGTTAATGGTTTCGGCCATGATAAAGGCCACGGCGCCCATGATCGGTGGCATGATCTGGCTGCCCATACTTGAGGTCGCTTCCACGCCACCGGCGAAGGCGGAGCGATAGCCAAATCGCTTCATCAATGGAATGGTAAATTGGCCTGTAGTGACGACGTTGGCCACTCCTGAGCCCGTAATCGTTCCCATCAGCGCCGATGAGACCACTGCGACTTTAGCTGGGCCGCCGAGCTTGTGGCCGAACAATCCCATGGCAAAGTCGGTAAATAAACGGATCATCCCGGCTTGTTCTAAAAAGGAGCCGAAAAGAATAAACAGGAAAATATACGTCGCCGACACATAGGTTGGTGTGCCGTACAAGCCTTCGGTGCCAAAGGCTAATTGGTTGATAATTTGATCGAAGCCATAGCCGCGGTGCATCAAATCGCCGGGTAGGTATTGACCCAATAAGCCATAGGCCAAAAAGATGCCGCAGATAATAGGTAGTGCCCAGCCCATGACTCGGCGCGCCGCTTCAAATACCAATACGATCAAAGTGATACCTATCACCATGTCCGCATCGGTCAGCTCGCCAGAACGTTGAATTAAGTCAGCTTCGAAATACCACTGATAAGCCGCCGTTGCCATGCCTGCTAAACCGAGTAGCCAAGCGAGCGGTTGCCAAGGTTGTGATTTACCTCTGGCGGGATAACTCAAAAAAACCACGAGCAGCAAAAAGCCAATATGGGTGGCGCGCAGCACTTGCGTCGACACGGGATGAAAAGCGGCAGTGATGATTTGAAAAATAGAAAAAATTAAGGCGGTATAAAACAGCGCCTTGGGCCAATCGCCTGTATTAGCGCTGAGACCTTGTTGGGGATCACTCATATTATGCCTCACAGCATTAGACTACAGAGGGCGATATATACCCAAGCTACCTCAATATACGAGTTTCAGATACGCTTCAATTCAAGGCGCATCAATGATTGAATTCTACCGTTTGAGGCTGTTTGGATATAAAAAGATGCCGTTATTCAACGGCATCTCGATCGCTTAGTTTGGAATAGGGTGCACAGATATCAGCAAAACTTAGAGTGCGCCAACTTCTTTGTAATAACGTTCTGCACCTGGGTGAAGCGGTATCGGCAGATTTTTCGTCGCT of the Shewanella baltica genome contains:
- a CDS encoding sensor domain-containing diguanylate cyclase, translating into MASDTAAEHIKQLQAEIAQLKRENAQLTALNRRAEEKLFAALDGNGLCLWEQHIPSGNLTIFNMRWGEMLGFSPEELAAHVDIWKSKLHPEDKAWVIKAFEDHVSGKSDYYQAVHRMLHKDGSVTWVSDRGRIVERFADGTPLRMMGSHIDITQEKRYELDLALLAHSDPLTNLMNRQAIAKAFDECLQPEMRGALFFIDLDGFKALNDRHGHKFGDNLLMHVAHTLVSHSGELAKIARLGGDEFVIILPSSDIESLGMLAQSLLDVYRQGFLLEGCDVEIGLSIGIDIFSYGDSFAKSCDRADAAMYRVKHQGKNGYRFYQQADDC
- a CDS encoding DUF1850 domain-containing protein, coding for MLGLCLGLAGTLWAQVPTDHFTLAWNHTIEKIRWEEDYHVTPQGLVLVEARVKGTGAGMDIPDDAYLKNGSWHYRPKLPTLPKLRLGRTPEAGDFDICFAQASGKVQCQAMSHWIGQPNKQDAAVEVWGCEQANVAPIDVR
- a CDS encoding TRAP transporter permease; translated protein: MSDPQQGLSANTGDWPKALFYTALIFSIFQIITAAFHPVSTQVLRATHIGFLLLVVFLSYPARGKSQPWQPLAWLLGLAGMATAAYQWYFEADLIQRSGELTDADMVIGITLIVLVFEAARRVMGWALPIICGIFLAYGLLGQYLPGDLMHRGYGFDQIINQLAFGTEGLYGTPTYVSATYIFLFILFGSFLEQAGMIRLFTDFAMGLFGHKLGGPAKVAVVSSALMGTITGSGVANVVTTGQFTIPLMKRFGYRSAFAGGVEATSSMGSQIMPPIMGAVAFIMAETINVPFIEIAKAALIPALLYFCSVFWMVHLEAKRANLCGLPKDQCPDPWAAIKERWYLLIPLFILVYLLFSGRTPLFSGMVGLALTSIVILGSAIVLRLSSMAMRIAFWIALGVLCAGFFQLGIGVVFGVITLLVAICWFIKGGKETLTVCLHALVEGARHAVPVGIACALVGVIIGIVSLTGIASTFASYILAVGQDNLFLSLVLTMITCLVLGMGIPTIPNYIITSSIAAPALLDLGVPLIVSHMFVFYFGIMADLTPPVALACFAAAPIAKESGLKISLWAIRIAIAGFVIPFMAVYDPALMLQGDSLLATSFVVLKATVGIGIWGVIFTGYLLQKLYWWERVIGFLAGASLILATPLSDEIGFGLALLFIVQHSWRARKLKRLAEQG